GCCTTCCGCGGTCCGAATCGGGACGGCATCAGCCCGGAGGGTGTGCGTTTGGCGCGCGAGTGGCCGGCCGCCGGGCCGCCGGTTCTCTGGTCCATTGCCGTGGGCGAAGGATACGCCGGCGCCGCCGTGCACAAGGGGCGGGTGTACCTTCTGGATTACGACGAAGAGGCGAAGGGCGATTGCCTGCGATGTCTGTCGCTGGCCGACGGGCGCGAGATCTGGCGGCGATGGTACAAGATCCCGATTCAGCCGAACCACGGCATCTCGCGGACGGTCCCAGCGGTGACGGACAAGTATGTCGTGACGCTCGGGCCGAAGTGCCACGTCATGTGCGTGGACGCCCGGACGTGCGACTTCCGGTGGGCGCTGGACCTGGTGCGGGAGTTCGGCACGCAGGAGCCGAGGTGGTACGCGGGCCAGTGCCCGCTGGTGGACGGTGGGCGTGCGGTTCTCGCGCCGGCGGGGCCCTCGGTCCTCATGATGGCGGTCGACTGCGAAACCGGCAACGTCGTATGGAAGACGCCGAACCCGCGCGGTTGGCAGATGACGCACACGTCGGTCGTCCCTGCGGCGGCGGACGGCGTGCGGATGTACCTGTACACGGCGAGCGGCGGCGTGGTGGGCGTTGCGGCGGAGGACGGCGACGGGTTCAAGGCGGGCGACATCCTTTGGCAGCACGAGTGGAAGGTCAACTTTGCGAACTCTCCTTCGCCGGTGCCTCTCGGCGACGGCCGCGTCTTCCTCACCGGCGGTTACGGAACGGGAAGCCTGATGCTCCGCCTGAAGAGGGAGGGGGGACGGTTTACGGCCGAAGAGGTGCTGCGGCTGGAGGCGAAGGAGTTCAGCGCCGAACACCACACGCCCGTCTATTACGGAGGTTACCTTTACGGGATCATGGCGAAGGAGGCCGGCGCGCTCGGGAACCAGTTGGTGTGCCTGGACCCGTCGGGACGACTCCTGTGGTCGAGCGGGCGGGAGAACCGTTTCGGTCTCGGCCCGTTCATGGTGGCCGACGGTCTCCTCCTGGCCCTGGAGGACAAGGGGACGCTCGTTCTGGCGGAGGCGTCGCAGAAGGGATACGTGCCGCTCGCGCAGGCCAAAGTCCTGGCGGACGGTTACGAGGCGTGGGGACCGCTGGCGCTGGCGGGGGGCCGGCTGATTCTCAGGGACCTGACGCGGCTGGTCTGCCTGGACCTTCGAGCCGACGCTGGCGCGGCGACGAGCGTCGCTTCAACGGGTGTG
This region of Planctomycetota bacterium genomic DNA includes:
- a CDS encoding PQQ-binding-like beta-propeller repeat protein, encoding MKRVWVSVGVAIVLAAAGAALVARWLRVGAPADLEERVATFGERPAAFEVSFPGEFLASSGEPADWPGDWPAFRGPNRDGISPEGVRLAREWPAAGPPVLWSIAVGEGYAGAAVHKGRVYLLDYDEEAKGDCLRCLSLADGREIWRRWYKIPIQPNHGISRTVPAVTDKYVVTLGPKCHVMCVDARTCDFRWALDLVREFGTQEPRWYAGQCPLVDGGRAVLAPAGPSVLMMAVDCETGNVVWKTPNPRGWQMTHTSVVPAAADGVRMYLYTASGGVVGVAAEDGDGFKAGDILWQHEWKVNFANSPSPVPLGDGRVFLTGGYGTGSLMLRLKREGGRFTAEEVLRLEAKEFSAEHHTPVYYGGYLYGIMAKEAGALGNQLVCLDPSGRLLWSSGRENRFGLGPFMVADGLLLALEDKGTLVLAEASQKGYVPLAQAKVLADGYEAWGPLALAGGRLILRDLTRLVCLDLRADAGAATSVASTGVTRFSGISSGCCAGETVIGCGTAGLARPCVPAHLRTAGQGPPCHTVLSPCLMPENLGTVRRDRRRFSAGGGPDE